TGACATGCTGACCCGCGTCGGGATCGCCGATGCTGATCGTCGTTTCTCCCAGTATCCGCACGAGTTCAGCGGCGGGATGCGCCAGCGCGTGATGATCGCCATCGCGCTCTCCTGCAACCCGGAGCTGTTGATCGCCGACGAACCGACCACTGCGCTGGACGTCACCATTCAGGCGCAGATCCTGCGGCTGTTGAAATCGCTCCAGCAGGAAACCGGCACCGCTATTTTGCTGGTCACGCACGATCTTGGTGTGGTCGCGCAGGTGTGCAGCCGCGTGGTGGTGATGTACGGCGGACAGATAATGGAAGAGGGCAGCGTTGAAGATATTTTCTGGCGGCCTTTGCATCCGTACACCCGCGGCCTGCTGGCATCGCTGCCGCGCGCCGACGACCCGGAACACCGTTTGTCGCCGATTGAAGGCTCACCGCCGGGGTTACTCAACCCGCCAGCTGGCTGCCCGTTTGCCGAGCGCTGCCCACAACGCATGGCGCAATGCGCTACGCCGCCACCGTTTTACTCGAACGCTGAGGGCCATCGCACTGCGTGCTGGCTGTGGCAGGATAAGGAGATTCAGGCATGAGCCATGAACCGTTAATTCGCGTTCGCGACCTGCGTAAACACTACGCGCTGAACGGCGGTTGGCTGCGCAAAGGCCATCAGGTGAAAGCCGTCGACGGCGTCAGCTTCGACATCATGCCGGGGGAGACTTTCGGCCTGGTGGGGGAATCCGGCTGCGGTAAATCAACCCTCGGACGCGCCATGCTGCGGCTGTTTGATATCACGTCCGGCGAGATTTCCTTTGCCGGGCAGGAGATTGCCCATGCCTCAGAGAAAACCCTCAAACCGCTGCGCCGCCGGATGCAGGCTATTTTTCAGGACCCGTATTCCTCGCTGAACCCCGGCATGACCGTGCAGCAGCTGGTTTCCGAACCGATGCAAATTCACGGCTACGACAAACAGGCGCAGCGCGAACGCGCCGAAAAACTGTTGTACAAAGTGGGACTCAAGCAGGAGCATTTGCAGCGTTTCCCGCACGAGTTCAGCGGCGGTCAGCGTCAACGGATCAGCATCGCGCGTGCGCTGTCGGTGCGCCCGGAGTTTGTGTTGTGCGATGAGCCGCTGTCGGCGCTGGATGTCTCGGTGCAGGCGCAGGTGGTGAATATCCTGCAAGATTTGCAGCAGGAGTTAGGGCTGACCTACCTGTTTATCGCCCATGATTTGTCGATGGTGCGCCACATCTCCAGTCGGATCGCCGTGATGTACCTCGGCAAGCTGGTGGAAGTGGCAGATGCGGAGGAACTGTATCGGCAGCCGGCGCACCCGTACACCCGGGCGCTGCTGGCCTCGGTGCCGCAGCCCGATCCGCGTGTGCGAAATCTGGAACACGGCGGGCTGAAGGGCGAGATCCCAAGCCCGACCGCAGAGATAAACGGCTGCCGTTTTTGCAGCCGTTGTCCGCACGTGATGCCGGTGTGTCAGCAGCAGGAACCGCCGATGCAGGAAATTGCCCCGCGTCATTTCGCCGCCTGTTGGCTGTTTAAGGTGTAGGCGCTCTGTCGCGTATCTCGCGTATCAAATCGATAAACGCTTTCAACCCCGGTGGGACGTGACGTCTGCCGGGGTAGTAAAGGCGTAATCCGCCAAACGGTTGACACCACTCCGCCATCACGCTGACCAGCCGTCCGGCGGCGATATCCTCCTGCACGAACAAATCCGAAATAAATGCCAGGCCGATCCCGCTCAGCGCGGCGCGGCGGATGGCGCGCATTTCATTGAGCACGATGCGCGGCGGCACGTTAACGGAGAATTTCTGCTGATGGCGCTCCAGCTCCCAGTGGTAAATCCCGCCGTGCGACATGCGCATCCCGACGCTCTGGTGCTGGCGTAGATCGTCTGGCGACAGCGGCGTGCCGTGTTCCGCCAGATACGCTGGCGTGGCGACCACTAACATGCGTATGTCTGGCGTGAGAGACACAGCAATCATGTCCTGCGGGACGGATTCTTCGAGTCGAATACCTGCGTCGTAGCCTTCCGCCACGATATCCACCATCCGCGATTCGCTGGTAATTTCCAGGCGCATTTGCGGATAACGTTGCAGGTATTCCTCAATCAACGGCTCGTACAGCATCGTCACGCTCTCCTGTGGGGCGTTGATGCGTAACGTGCCGGTTGGCGTGTCCGGCACGGCGGTAATCTCTTCCGACGCGCGCTGAATTTCCGCCAGCGCGGGCGCGATGCGCTCGACATAGCGCTCGCCCGCTGGCGTCAGCGCCACGCTGCGCGTCGAGCGGTTAAACAGGCGCACCTTCAGGCGGCTTTCCAGCCCGGCGACGGCGTTACTGACGGCGGTCGCCGACATGCTCAGTTCCCGCGCGGCGGCGCGAAAACTCTGGCGGTGCGCGACGGCGAGCACCACTTCCAGCTCAGTGAATCCACTGCGATGCATAGATTATCCCGATTTTCGGTACAGTCCGTACAGGATAGACCCTCTTATCGGAGCGGTCATCTGTTTCTATACTCCTTCCACACACTGAAAAACAGAATACGTGGAGAACACCATGCAGCACATCGACAACATCTATATCAACGGCGAATTTGTTACCCCGCATGGCGAAGAGCGCTTTGAGCTGTTCAACCCGGCGACCGAAGAAGTGATTGGCACCGTGCGCCTGGCGGATGAAGTCGACGCCGAACGTGCGATTGCCGCGGCGAAGGCCGCATTTACTGGCTGGTCACGCACCACCAAAGACGAGCGTATTGCGGTCCTGAAACGCATGCATAAAGCCGTCGCCGCACGTGAAGATGCGCTGCTCGAGGCCATCGTTACCGAATACGGCGCACCGCAGTCACGGGGCCGCTGGATGGCGCAATATCCGGCAGACGTTATCGCTCAGGCGATTGAAACCCTGGAAGAATTTGAGTTCGTGGAGCAGGCGGGCAGCGCGCAGGTGATCATGACGCCGGTCGGCGTGGCGGGGCTGATTACGCCGTGGAACAGCGACGCCGGGTTTATCTGCAACAAGCTGGCGACGGCGATGGCCGCAGGCTGCACCGCCGTTATCAAACCGAGTGAAATGAGCGCCATGCAGACGCAGATTGTGACCGAAGCGCTGCACGAGGCGAACATTCCGGCGGGCGTGTTTAACATCATCACCGGGCGCGGGGAGGTGGTGGGCGACGTGATTAATCGTCATCCGGATATCGCCAAAATCTCATTCACCGGCTCAACGGCGGTGGGTAAACACATTGTCGAAAGCAGCGCGGCATCGCTGAAGCGCGTTACGCTGGAGTTGGGGGGGAAATCCCCGACGGTTATTCTTGATGATGCCGATATCGAAAAAGCCGTTCCGCTGGCGCTGGCGGCAGGCTTTATGAACAGTGGGCAGGCGTGCATAGCCGGGACGCGTATTCTGGTGCCGCGCAGCCGCCAGGCCGAATTTGAGCATGCGTTTGCCCATGCGGTAGGCCAGGTGCAATCCGGCGATCCGCGCGACGACAAGACTGAAATCGGCCCGATGGTCAGCCGCAAACAGTGGCAGCGCGTGCAGGACTACATTCGTCTGGGTGTGGAAGAGGGCGCGAAATTGCTGGTAGGCGGCGAAGGGCGTCCGGCGGGTATGGCGCAAGGCTGGGGCGTGAAGCCGACGGTATTTGTCGGGCATAACCAGATGCGCATCGCCCGGGAGGAAATCTTTGGCCCGGTGCTGGTGATGATCCCTTACGAAGACGACGCCGATGCGCTGGCGATTGCCAACGACACGAATTATGGCCTGAATGCGATGGTGCTGGGCGGCAATACCGACCGCGCCGTGCGTATCGCGCAGCAGATTGAGTCCGGTCGTGTGATGGTCAACACCCTGGCCCATGAACCGAAAGCCCCGTTTGGCGGCGTGAAACAGTCCGGCCTGGGTCGTGAAATGGGCAAATGGGGAATGCAGGCGTATCTGGAAGCGAAAACGGTAGTGGTGGGTTAAGCGTCTGACTGCCCGGCAAGGCGACATCGCCGCCGGGCACATCGCATTGACTAACTCATTATCCGCGCGGCCCACACGGAAATGTCATCCCCGCTGCCCAAATCCGGCTGTACCAGACCATTCACCATAAAGGTTGGCGACACGTGGATGCCGTTCTGGCGGGCATATTTGCAATGCCATTTGATGACGGTTTGCAATTCCGGCACCGCAAACGGCTCGCTCACGTTCACACCGCTGTAACGCTCAAGACGTTCAACAATATCCTGCGGCGTGGCCTGCATATTTGGGCCGCTGCAATGGTCGGTGAATTCAAATTCTTCACGATGATCGGCCACCGCCTGCAATACTTTTTTCGCCGCTTCTCTGCCGTCCGGTAAGGTCGACGCCGCCAGAATGTAGCGAACGATCACCCCAGAAAACATGTGCCACGGTTGCGATTGCAGACGAATTTTTACCGTCACGTTATCTTCCCCAACTGCGGCCAGCAGCGCGTCGAGTTTGTTGAACGCCTTCACCGAAAAGGGGCAAGTGGGTTCCAGAAAAACTTCGAAAGTCCGTGGACCGTGACCCCATTCCAGCGCCTGTGCCTGTAAGCTCATGTTGACTCCTGATGTTGTGTTGTCGTTTCGATTATCTTATCTGTGAGGATTATGATTAAGCCACTTCTGCCTGCGTGTTGGCAACTTTTGGCCATCTTTCCAACGCTTCTGGCTATAAGTAATTTATTTAAGATAGGGTATTTAAATAACGGGTTAAGATACTGGCTAAATTCCTTGATTCAATGATCTCCAGAATCCATAAATCAAACGTTGCATTCACCGTATGAATTATTACAACAATAAACTAAATATTATTTATTTTCCTTTTGTTGATTAATTTATTTTTGGTGTACGATTAATGCTCAATCATAACTCTTGAGGGACTAAGAGAATGTATTACTCCAATCCTAATTCGATCCAATGGCCGAAAACGCGGGAAGGTGGGATTCGACGGCTAAGGCTCGGTGAAATTAATCTCGCCAGTTCTCTCTATGGATTCAGCATTCACTATAATCAGGTCTGGCTCCATCTGGAAAGCTATCTCCCCTTTAACCTTCAAAATCCAGGCCAGGCCATGAGTCCAAACGGTGAAATGTGGTTAAGGGCAGATAAATACGAAGATGATTTTTCAGTACCTAAAAACCAAAATCCACCTGATGCTCAGCATTTATTCCTTCATGAAATGATGCATGTATGGCAACACCAGCGCGGGTTATGGGTGCGAACTCGCGGACTTATGTCATGGGCTGCGGATTACACCTACAGCCAGGATAAAAATAATTTTCTCGATTACAGTCTCGAACAGCAAGCTTCTATCGTTAGCGATTACTGGCTATTAAAACATTACGGATTTTGGGGGCTTAGTCACCTTTACACTTACAGGGATTACGACCAGTTTGAACCTGTCGTTGGTTTGTTGAAAAAATACGAGAGAGTGCTAGGAAACTTCCCCGGATGAAAAATTTTATCTTTTTACTCCCTGTCATCTTTCTGCTCACCGGGTGCCCCGGAGCAGACAGAGAAGGTGCAGAAAGCGGGGAACGCAGATCTGTTTTCATTGATGGTAATAATATTTGCTTTACTGTTAATAAAAGTGAGGTATTAAGCCGCTATATCCTTTCAACGAATGATGACACTTATAAGCAACTGCTCGTTAATGATTTAGTGAAACTATCATATCCTGACACGTGTTTTAAAACTCAATTTGAGTCAGGTGTTGTATATGGAGTGAGTTACACTCTCAATAAAAAAATTATTACGACACGTTTATTTTTGATAAAAACAATCGGATTATATATTTAGGGAGAGAATAGAATGTCATTACCAGGTTATTTATTCCTTTATGATGAAAATGGAATGCTTTTAAACGGCGGTGGACTGTCACTTTCTCGTGAGGGGGCAATCGAGGTGATGAGCAGTAGCTATGGCGTTAGCCAACCAGTAGATTCGCACACGGGCAAGATGGGGGGAACCCGTCAGCATGAACCCTTTGTAATTCATAAGAAGATTGATAAATTATCTCCGCTGCTCGCGGTATGTGTTTGTCAGGGACGCCGATTACAAAAAGCCGAAATGCGCTACTATGAAATCAATGATGCTGGAATTGAACGTGAAGTTTATCGCGTACAATGGAAAGCGTAGTGATTATGTTTGTAAATGCTAACCATACTTATATTCCCGGCTCGAACTTCCCGAATATGATCGAGACAGTTGGAATTCGCTTTAACAGTATTGAATGGTTTTATCTTGAGGGAATGATTAAGTACGATGACGCATGGTCACGCTCCGCACCGGCGAAGCAGGAACAAAAGTCGCAGTAATATCTAAAGGGTGTTTTCGCGCCCTTCCTTCATGCCTGGCGTTCAGTCCATTGTTGGCAATCACATGATTTGCTCCCTCTTGATGGATACATCTAGCTCTTAATCGCGGAATTATGTGTGACTACGGGTAAAACCGGTGCTGCAAGGTCTATGCACCTAGCAGTGACATCTTATATAGATAATTCGAATCTGATGAGCGAAGCGGTGGATAGAGTTAATTATATGATCTTATTAAAAATATATAGTTATTCGAAGTGAGAAGGAACGAGTGAATCCCCGATAGACCGTGGGATTTCTGATGTAGTGATTTTTCCCCGCAAGTTGAAGGGGCTTTTATATGATGGATGTGGGAAAGATCTGGCTTAGCTGACCGTAGGGGCGAGAAATCCAGCAAACAAATAACGTGTTGCAACGACCAGAAATCTACCGGAACCCAGAAAGCAAAAAACCAGCCCTTAGGCTGGTTTCTTTAAATAGTGGTGCCCGGACTCGGACTAACGCCGAAGGCGTTGAACAGCGCGCTTGTCGCGCTGGCCCCGAAGGGGTGAGCCGCTTGCGGCGAATAATCGAACGGAGTTCGATGGAGAGTCCGTATCCCAGAAAGCAAAAAACCAGCCCTTAGGCTGGTTTCTTTAAATAGTGGTGCCCGGACTCGGAATCGAACCAAGGACACGGGGATTTTCAATCCCCTGCTCTACCGACTGAGCTATCCGGGCAACGGGGCGCATTAAACTAAATTCGACACGCGTCGTCAACGAAATTTATGCGTTTCGCGACGGACTGCGCAATCTCTCACCATTTAGGCGACTAAATGGTTTATACCCCACTGCCGGGATTTCAATGTTTTATGCGTGGGCAGTGAATTTATACCCATAATTTTTACGCATTTAGCGGTTGGCGAACCGATAATTTGCATATTGATTTGATATTGCGCCTGCTGACGAAAGGTGTAATTATTGCGCGAATTTTCTGCTTATCACCCCCGGGGCGCCGGAATCCGGGCCTTTTACTCTCCCGATTTGGGTAGTCGCGCTTATGAAATCTTTGCACATTGCCGCCAGCCGCGAGCTGGTCTCTCGTCTTTCCAGCCACCGCCGCGTGGTGGCGCTGGACAGTACCGATTTTACCGACGTGGCGGCAGTCGTCATTACCGTGGCGGACAGCCGCAGCGGCATTCTCACGTTGCTAAAGCGCACCGGTTTTCAGCTGCCGGTGTTCCTGTTTTCTGAAGAGCCTGTAGATGTACCGGAAGGCGTTGATGCGGTTATCGGCGACAGCGTTCAGCAGTGGCTGGAGCTCGAAACCGCCGCCACGCGCTATGAAGAGAATCTTCTGCCGCCGTTCTTCGACACGCTGACGCAGTACGTCGAAATGGGCAATAGCACCTTCGCCTGTCCGGGCCATCAGCACGGCGAGTTCTTTAAAAAGCACCCCGCCGGTCGCCAGTTCTATGACTTTTTTGGCGAGAACCTTTTCCGCGCCGATATGTGCAATGCCGACGTCAAACTGGGTGATTTGCTGATCCACGAAGGGGCGGCCAAACGCGCGCAGAAATTCGCGGCGAAAGTGTTTAATGCCGATAAAACCTGGTTTGTGCTGAACGGCACCTCGGCAGCGAATAAGGTCGTCACCAACGCGCTGCTGACCCGTGGCGACCTGGTGCTGTTCGACCGCAATAATCACAAGTCGAATCACCACGGCGCGTTGTTCCAGGCCGGGGCAACACCGGTGTATCTGGAAGCGGCGCGCAATCCGTTTGGCTTTATCGGCGGCATTGATGAACAGTGCTTTGACGATAACTACCTGCGCGAGCGGGTTCGTGAAGTGGCCCCGGAAAAGGCGGGCGACGCGCGTCCGTTCCGCCTGGCGGTGATCCAGCTCGGCACCTACGACGGCACTATTTATAACGCCCGTCAGGTGGTCGATAAAATTGGGCATCTGTGCGACTACATCCTGTTTGATTCCGCATGGGTCGGTTATGAGCAGTTCATTCCGATGATGGCCGACTGTTCGCCGTTGCTGCTGGAGTTGAACGAAAACGATCCGGGCATTTTTGTCACCCAGTCGGTACATAAGCAGCAGGCAGGCTTCTCGCAGACCTCGCAAATCCATAAGAAAGACAACCATATTCGCGGTCAGGCGCGTTTTTGCCCGTATAAACGCCTGAACAACGCCTACATGTTGCATGCGTCAACCAGCCCGTTCTATCCGCTGTTTGCGGCGCTGGACGTGAACGCCAAAATTCACGAAGGCGAGAGCGGCCGTCGTCTGTGGGCGGAATGCGTGGCGCTGGGCATCGAGGCCCGCAAAGCGATTATCGCCAACTGCAAGATGATCAAACCGTTTATTCCGCCGACGGTGGCGGGCCGTCCGTGGCAGGATCACCCGACGGACGCTATTGCTCGCGAACGTCGCTTCTTCAGCTTCGGACCGGGCGAAGAGTGGCACGGGTTTGAGGGTTACGCGCAGGATCAGTATTTCGTCGATCCTTGCAAGCTGCTGCTGACCACGCCGGGGATCGATGCTCACAGCGGGAAATATGCGGAGTTCGGCATTCCAGCGACGATCCTCGCGCACTACCTGCGTGAGAATGGCATCGTGCCGGAAAAGTGCGATCTGAACTCGATCCTGTTCCTGCTGACGCCTGCCGAAAGTACCGAAAAGCTGGCGCAGCTGGTGGCGATGCTCGGCCAGTTCGAACAGCACATTGAAGACGACACGCCGCTGGCCGACGTGCTACCGACGATCTACAGCAAATATCCGGTGCGTTATCGCGATTATACGATCCGCGAATTGTGCCAGGAGATGCACGATCTGTACGTCAGCTTTGACGTGAAAGATCTGCAAAAGGCGATGTTCCGCAAAGCCAGTTTCCCGGCGGTGGTGATGAATCCGCAGGATGCCAATATCGAGTTTATTCGGGGTAACGTCGAGCTGGTGCGTCTCAGTGAAGCGGAAGGGCGCATTGCGGCAGAAGGCGCGCTGCCGTATCCGCCGGGTGTGCTGTGCGTGGTGCCAGGCGAAATCTGGGGCGGCGCGGTGCAGCGCTATTTCCTTGCGCTGGAAGAGGGCGTCAATATGCTGCCGGGCTTCTCACCGGAGTTGCAGGGCGTGTACAGCGAAAAAGACGCCGATGGTATCAAGCGGCTGTATGGCTATGTCATGAAGTCGTAGTGAGAGGCATCTGGTGCGGAGGGCATCCCTCCACTTTGGCATGTAAGCCTGTATCGCAAGATACAGGCTCATTTTGTTCAATGGCGTTTATATTCGGTAGACATCTTAGTGTGCAATGGGCTGCGCACCGTTGACCGCCGGGACATGTTTGTATTTGAACAATGCCACGAACGCGAAGGCCAGCACCAGCGAATAACCCGCGAAAATCAGCCACACGCTCTGCCAGTCGGTAATGCCGTTCACGGTGTACATCTCAACCACTTTACCGCTCACCATGCCCCCCAGAATGCAGCCGAAGCCGTTGGTCATCATCAGGAACATCCCTTGCGCACTGGCGCGAATTTCAGGTCGCACTTCTTTCTCAACAAACACCGAACCGGAAATGTTGAAGAAGTCGAACGCGCAGCCGTAGACGATCATCGACAGCACCAGCAGGATGGTACCGAACGCGGACGGGTCGCCGTAGGCGAACAGACCGAAGCGCAACATCCACGCAAAAATACTGATCAGCATGACGTTCTTAATGCCGTAACGGCTCAGGAAGAACGGGATGGTGATGATGAACAGGGTTTCGGAAATCTGGGAAATCGACATCATCACCGATGCGTGTTCAACGATAAAGCTCC
This DNA window, taken from Scandinavium goeteborgense, encodes the following:
- a CDS encoding ABC transporter ATP-binding protein, with protein sequence MHNLLELDNLRTSFFTRDGEVHSVRGVSFTLKPGEMVGIVGESGCGKSVTCKSVIQLLGNNGKITGGSIRFRGEDLARKTPEQMRKIRGNDIAMIFQDPMTALNPVLTIGRQMTEILIRNKSLSKREAKANAIDMLTRVGIADADRRFSQYPHEFSGGMRQRVMIAIALSCNPELLIADEPTTALDVTIQAQILRLLKSLQQETGTAILLVTHDLGVVAQVCSRVVVMYGGQIMEEGSVEDIFWRPLHPYTRGLLASLPRADDPEHRLSPIEGSPPGLLNPPAGCPFAERCPQRMAQCATPPPFYSNAEGHRTACWLWQDKEIQA
- a CDS encoding ABC transporter ATP-binding protein, whose protein sequence is MSHEPLIRVRDLRKHYALNGGWLRKGHQVKAVDGVSFDIMPGETFGLVGESGCGKSTLGRAMLRLFDITSGEISFAGQEIAHASEKTLKPLRRRMQAIFQDPYSSLNPGMTVQQLVSEPMQIHGYDKQAQRERAEKLLYKVGLKQEHLQRFPHEFSGGQRQRISIARALSVRPEFVLCDEPLSALDVSVQAQVVNILQDLQQELGLTYLFIAHDLSMVRHISSRIAVMYLGKLVEVADAEELYRQPAHPYTRALLASVPQPDPRVRNLEHGGLKGEIPSPTAEINGCRFCSRCPHVMPVCQQQEPPMQEIAPRHFAACWLFKV
- a CDS encoding LysR family transcriptional regulator; this translates as MHRSGFTELEVVLAVAHRQSFRAAARELSMSATAVSNAVAGLESRLKVRLFNRSTRSVALTPAGERYVERIAPALAEIQRASEEITAVPDTPTGTLRINAPQESVTMLYEPLIEEYLQRYPQMRLEITSESRMVDIVAEGYDAGIRLEESVPQDMIAVSLTPDIRMLVVATPAYLAEHGTPLSPDDLRQHQSVGMRMSHGGIYHWELERHQQKFSVNVPPRIVLNEMRAIRRAALSGIGLAFISDLFVQEDIAAGRLVSVMAEWCQPFGGLRLYYPGRRHVPPGLKAFIDLIREIRDRAPTP
- a CDS encoding aldehyde dehydrogenase family protein; the encoded protein is MQHIDNIYINGEFVTPHGEERFELFNPATEEVIGTVRLADEVDAERAIAAAKAAFTGWSRTTKDERIAVLKRMHKAVAAREDALLEAIVTEYGAPQSRGRWMAQYPADVIAQAIETLEEFEFVEQAGSAQVIMTPVGVAGLITPWNSDAGFICNKLATAMAAGCTAVIKPSEMSAMQTQIVTEALHEANIPAGVFNIITGRGEVVGDVINRHPDIAKISFTGSTAVGKHIVESSAASLKRVTLELGGKSPTVILDDADIEKAVPLALAAGFMNSGQACIAGTRILVPRSRQAEFEHAFAHAVGQVQSGDPRDDKTEIGPMVSRKQWQRVQDYIRLGVEEGAKLLVGGEGRPAGMAQGWGVKPTVFVGHNQMRIAREEIFGPVLVMIPYEDDADALAIANDTNYGLNAMVLGGNTDRAVRIAQQIESGRVMVNTLAHEPKAPFGGVKQSGLGREMGKWGMQAYLEAKTVVVG
- a CDS encoding DsbA family protein, whose product is MSLQAQALEWGHGPRTFEVFLEPTCPFSVKAFNKLDALLAAVGEDNVTVKIRLQSQPWHMFSGVIVRYILAASTLPDGREAAKKVLQAVADHREEFEFTDHCSGPNMQATPQDIVERLERYSGVNVSEPFAVPELQTVIKWHCKYARQNGIHVSPTFMVNGLVQPDLGSGDDISVWAARIMS
- a CDS encoding type IV secretion protein Rhs, giving the protein MYYSNPNSIQWPKTREGGIRRLRLGEINLASSLYGFSIHYNQVWLHLESYLPFNLQNPGQAMSPNGEMWLRADKYEDDFSVPKNQNPPDAQHLFLHEMMHVWQHQRGLWVRTRGLMSWAADYTYSQDKNNFLDYSLEQQASIVSDYWLLKHYGFWGLSHLYTYRDYDQFEPVVGLLKKYERVLGNFPG
- a CDS encoding putative T6SS immunity periplasmic lipoprotein, translated to MKNFIFLLPVIFLLTGCPGADREGAESGERRSVFIDGNNICFTVNKSEVLSRYILSTNDDTYKQLLVNDLVKLSYPDTCFKTQFESGVVYGVSYTLNKKIITTRLFLIKTIGLYI
- the tssD gene encoding type VI secretion system tube protein TssD, with protein sequence MSLPGYLFLYDENGMLLNGGGLSLSREGAIEVMSSSYGVSQPVDSHTGKMGGTRQHEPFVIHKKIDKLSPLLAVCVCQGRRLQKAEMRYYEINDAGIEREVYRVQWKA
- a CDS encoding ornithine decarboxylase, whose amino-acid sequence is MKSLHIAASRELVSRLSSHRRVVALDSTDFTDVAAVVITVADSRSGILTLLKRTGFQLPVFLFSEEPVDVPEGVDAVIGDSVQQWLELETAATRYEENLLPPFFDTLTQYVEMGNSTFACPGHQHGEFFKKHPAGRQFYDFFGENLFRADMCNADVKLGDLLIHEGAAKRAQKFAAKVFNADKTWFVLNGTSAANKVVTNALLTRGDLVLFDRNNHKSNHHGALFQAGATPVYLEAARNPFGFIGGIDEQCFDDNYLRERVREVAPEKAGDARPFRLAVIQLGTYDGTIYNARQVVDKIGHLCDYILFDSAWVGYEQFIPMMADCSPLLLELNENDPGIFVTQSVHKQQAGFSQTSQIHKKDNHIRGQARFCPYKRLNNAYMLHASTSPFYPLFAALDVNAKIHEGESGRRLWAECVALGIEARKAIIANCKMIKPFIPPTVAGRPWQDHPTDAIARERRFFSFGPGEEWHGFEGYAQDQYFVDPCKLLLTTPGIDAHSGKYAEFGIPATILAHYLRENGIVPEKCDLNSILFLLTPAESTEKLAQLVAMLGQFEQHIEDDTPLADVLPTIYSKYPVRYRDYTIRELCQEMHDLYVSFDVKDLQKAMFRKASFPAVVMNPQDANIEFIRGNVELVRLSEAEGRIAAEGALPYPPGVLCVVPGEIWGGAVQRYFLALEEGVNMLPGFSPELQGVYSEKDADGIKRLYGYVMKS